The following coding sequences are from one Paenibacillus sp. FSL R5-0912 window:
- a CDS encoding PTS sugar transporter subunit IIA: MSILSENKIIMHGAAKDKYEAITMAGKLLVDAGHVTEEYIPKMLEREEVVSTYMGGGLAIPHGTKEARPFIKSTGLSVIRFPDGVDFGGDEPAFVVIGIAAAGDGHMEVLTNVAMIFTEDDAIERVMNAPTAADVIAIFEGGME; this comes from the coding sequence ATGAGTATACTGTCAGAGAATAAAATAATTATGCACGGTGCCGCTAAAGATAAATACGAAGCGATCACTATGGCGGGTAAGCTGCTTGTCGATGCAGGACATGTAACGGAAGAATATATCCCTAAGATGCTGGAGCGCGAGGAAGTGGTGTCCACCTATATGGGCGGAGGGCTGGCGATCCCTCACGGGACCAAGGAAGCACGGCCATTCATCAAATCCACAGGACTGTCTGTAATCCGTTTTCCGGACGGTGTGGATTTCGGAGGGGATGAGCCGGCATTCGTAGTGATCGGTATTGCCGCCGCAGGCGACGGGCATATGGAGGTCCTGACCAACGTGGCGATGATTTTCACAGAAGATGATGCCATTGAGCGCGTAATGAATGCTCCAACGGCTGCTGATGTGATCGCGATCTTCGAAGGAGGCATGGAATAA
- a CDS encoding mannitol-1-phosphate 5-dehydrogenase codes for MKAVHFGAGNIGRGFIGLLLSQAGYEVTFVDVNEAFVSQLQERGEYPVTLASDGQETVIVNNVTALSSVTHGEEVAAAIAAADLVTTAVGVSILKHIAGVLADGISRRVAVSSAPLHVIACENAIGGSAQLKELVYAKLDEAARAKADASVAFPNAAVDRIVPLQQHEDILKVVVEPFYEWVVDSSQMIPGYTPIEGVHYVDNLEPYIERKLFTVNTGHCSAAYLGFLRGYETIQQAMADEALTAQVREVLEETGAVLIQKHGFDQAEHSKYIDKILERFRNPALTDEVSRVGRSPLRKLSPNDRLVSPALQAYDRGLSYAALTRSMAGALLFNVSDDPEAVELQAAITELGAEAALAKYTGIAADHPVHKSAMEQYAKLK; via the coding sequence ATGAAGGCTGTCCATTTCGGCGCGGGCAACATCGGCAGAGGTTTCATCGGACTGCTGCTGTCGCAGGCAGGGTATGAAGTAACTTTCGTGGACGTGAATGAGGCTTTCGTATCCCAGCTTCAGGAGCGCGGTGAGTATCCCGTAACGCTGGCCAGCGATGGTCAGGAGACGGTAATCGTCAACAATGTAACTGCACTCAGCAGCGTAACTCATGGTGAAGAAGTTGCCGCAGCCATTGCTGCAGCCGATCTGGTTACCACCGCTGTCGGCGTGTCGATTCTGAAGCATATTGCGGGTGTTCTGGCTGATGGCATCAGCAGACGGGTAGCAGTCTCTTCCGCACCGCTGCATGTGATTGCCTGCGAGAACGCGATTGGCGGCAGTGCCCAGCTCAAAGAGCTGGTGTATGCCAAGCTGGATGAAGCAGCCCGCGCCAAAGCGGATGCTTCTGTTGCCTTCCCGAACGCAGCTGTGGACCGGATTGTTCCGCTGCAGCAGCATGAGGATATTCTGAAGGTGGTCGTAGAGCCATTCTATGAGTGGGTCGTAGATTCCTCCCAGATGATCCCGGGTTATACACCTATTGAAGGTGTGCACTACGTGGATAACCTTGAGCCTTATATCGAGCGTAAATTGTTCACCGTGAATACCGGACACTGCTCCGCAGCGTATCTTGGCTTCCTGCGCGGGTACGAAACCATCCAGCAGGCTATGGCGGATGAAGCTCTGACTGCACAGGTCCGTGAAGTGCTGGAAGAAACCGGCGCGGTGCTGATCCAGAAGCACGGCTTCGATCAGGCAGAACACAGCAAGTATATCGACAAAATCCTTGAGCGCTTCCGCAACCCGGCGCTGACCGATGAAGTATCCCGTGTCGGCCGTTCGCCGCTGCGCAAGCTGTCGCCGAATGACCGTCTGGTCTCACCTGCGCTGCAGGCGTACGACAGGGGGCTCAGCTATGCTGCCCTGACCCGCTCAATGGCCGGCGCACTGCTGTTCAATGTAAGCGATGACCCGGAAGCAGTGGAGCTGCAAGCCGCTATTACTGAGCTTGGCGCAGAAGCTGCTCTGGCGAAGTATACGGGCATTGCTGCTGATCATCCGGTTCATAAATCTGCGATGGAGCAATATGCGAAGTTGAAATAA
- a CDS encoding M42 family metallopeptidase has product MNPETLDLFKTLTEFPSAPGFERELRAYVKEAMAPYTDEFVQDRLGSLFGVLRGEANGPKIMVAGHLDEVGFMVTGITDNGMIRFTPLGGWLASAVASQRLQIITPKGTLNGVVGSTPIHLLSAEERGKTGDIGKMYIDIGADSREEAQSFGVAPGQQIVPVCPFTPLANPKKIMAKAWDNRYGVGLAIELMKELHGKKLPNTVYSGATVQEEVGLRGARTAANLLQPDIFFGLDASAAADMTGDRQAFGQLGQGALLRIFDPTMITHRGLIEYVQDTADTHRIKYQYFVSQGGTDAGQVHVSGIGIPSAVIGICSRYIHTATSIIHSDDYAAAKELLVKLVEGLDRTTLQTILENS; this is encoded by the coding sequence ATGAATCCAGAAACACTCGACTTGTTCAAAACATTGACCGAATTCCCTTCAGCCCCCGGCTTCGAGCGTGAATTGCGCGCTTATGTCAAGGAGGCGATGGCGCCTTATACCGATGAATTCGTGCAGGACCGCCTGGGCAGCCTGTTCGGCGTGCTGCGCGGTGAGGCGAACGGCCCCAAGATCATGGTCGCCGGACATTTGGATGAAGTGGGCTTCATGGTTACCGGCATCACGGACAACGGAATGATCCGTTTCACGCCGCTGGGCGGATGGCTTGCTTCGGCAGTGGCTTCGCAGCGGCTGCAGATTATCACACCAAAGGGGACACTGAATGGCGTTGTCGGCAGTACACCGATCCACCTGCTGAGCGCGGAAGAGCGGGGCAAGACGGGCGATATCGGTAAAATGTACATAGATATCGGCGCGGACAGCCGCGAGGAAGCACAGAGCTTCGGCGTTGCCCCGGGGCAGCAGATTGTGCCGGTCTGTCCGTTCACCCCGCTGGCCAATCCGAAGAAGATTATGGCCAAAGCCTGGGACAACCGCTATGGCGTAGGTCTGGCAATTGAATTAATGAAGGAATTGCACGGCAAAAAATTGCCGAATACTGTCTATTCCGGCGCTACCGTCCAGGAAGAAGTCGGACTGCGCGGTGCGCGGACCGCGGCCAATCTGCTTCAGCCGGATATTTTCTTCGGCCTGGATGCCAGTGCTGCTGCCGACATGACCGGTGACCGCCAGGCCTTCGGCCAGTTGGGACAAGGTGCCCTGCTGCGCATTTTTGATCCTACGATGATTACCCACCGCGGACTGATTGAATACGTTCAGGATACGGCGGATACGCACCGGATCAAATACCAGTATTTCGTCTCCCAGGGGGGAACGGACGCCGGTCAGGTGCATGTCAGCGGGATCGGCATTCCTTCGGCGGTGATCGGGATCTGTTCACGTTATATCCATACGGCTACTTCCATTATTCATAGCGACGATTATGCAGCGGCCAAGGAGCTGCTGGTCAAGCTGGTTGAAGGCCTGGACCGCACTACACTGCAGACGATTCTGGAGAACAGCTAA
- the spoVAC gene encoding stage V sporulation protein AC produces MPAKTKKSGVKLRLDTLTPQDYQELSKPYVPSRPVFKNCVRAFISGGLICVLGQGIQEAFMAIFDMTSREAASPTVAILILLSVILTSFGVYDKLAQWCGAGSAVPVTGFANSMCSAALEHRAEGLVLGVGGNMFKLAGSVIVFGVVAAFIVGVVYAVMGWGGAH; encoded by the coding sequence TTGCCGGCAAAGACAAAGAAATCAGGCGTCAAGCTGCGGCTTGATACGCTGACCCCGCAGGATTATCAGGAGCTAAGCAAGCCATATGTGCCATCCCGTCCTGTGTTTAAGAATTGTGTGCGCGCCTTTATTTCAGGCGGCCTGATCTGTGTGCTGGGACAAGGCATTCAGGAAGCGTTCATGGCTATATTCGATATGACTTCGCGGGAAGCAGCAAGCCCGACAGTGGCTATTCTGATCCTGCTCTCCGTCATTCTGACCAGCTTCGGTGTATATGACAAGCTTGCCCAGTGGTGCGGGGCAGGTTCGGCCGTGCCTGTCACAGGGTTCGCCAACAGCATGTGCTCGGCGGCACTGGAACACCGGGCAGAGGGCCTAGTGCTCGGGGTTGGCGGTAATATGTTCAAGCTGGCCGGATCTGTTATTGTATTCGGCGTGGTTGCCGCTTTTATCGTAGGTGTCGTTTATGCCGTTATGGGCTGGGGAGGTGCGCATTAA
- the spoVAD gene encoding stage V sporulation protein AD: MKQLGSQTWEFTNRPVILGSSAVVGPEEGEGPLASSFDFIYDSLEMGEKTWEKAERALFEKASKLALMNANLEQEKLEFFVGGDLMNQIISSSFAARKLGVPYLGVFGACSTSMESLAIASMIVDSGGGKYALAGTSSHNCTVEKQFRYPTEYGSQKPPTAQYTVTGSGCAVVGVNDGTVKGPYVVSATLGRIMDLGLKDPFNMGTAMAPAAADTITAHFRDTGLSPGHYDLIVTGDLASVGLPIAKELLAKEGIPMEQTVFNDCGLMIYDLDKQKYVIAGGSGCGCSAVVTYGHILSRLKKGELKRVLIVATGALLSPLSYQQGESIPCVAHAVALESGGEEV, from the coding sequence ATGAAGCAGCTCGGCAGTCAAACTTGGGAATTCACGAACCGTCCGGTCATTCTCGGCTCCTCCGCAGTGGTAGGCCCGGAAGAGGGAGAGGGCCCGCTTGCTTCAAGCTTTGATTTTATCTACGATTCGCTGGAAATGGGCGAGAAGACATGGGAGAAGGCAGAGCGTGCATTGTTTGAAAAAGCTTCCAAGCTCGCGCTTATGAACGCAAATCTGGAGCAGGAGAAGCTGGAGTTTTTTGTCGGCGGTGATCTGATGAACCAGATCATCAGCAGCTCCTTCGCCGCGCGGAAGCTCGGCGTGCCTTATCTTGGCGTCTTCGGCGCCTGCTCGACTTCCATGGAGAGTCTGGCTATCGCCTCCATGATCGTTGACTCCGGCGGCGGCAAGTACGCACTGGCAGGCACATCAAGCCATAACTGTACGGTGGAGAAACAATTCCGCTATCCTACAGAATATGGCTCCCAGAAGCCGCCAACGGCCCAATACACAGTTACGGGCTCAGGCTGTGCAGTGGTCGGCGTGAATGACGGTACCGTTAAAGGTCCTTATGTCGTATCAGCAACTCTTGGGCGTATTATGGATCTTGGACTGAAGGATCCGTTCAATATGGGAACCGCAATGGCACCAGCTGCCGCTGATACGATTACCGCGCATTTCCGGGACACCGGGCTGTCACCGGGGCATTATGATCTGATTGTAACGGGAGACCTGGCATCTGTAGGTCTGCCGATTGCCAAGGAGCTTTTGGCCAAAGAGGGGATTCCCATGGAGCAGACAGTCTTCAATGATTGCGGGCTTATGATCTATGACCTGGACAAGCAGAAATATGTTATTGCGGGGGGAAGCGGCTGCGGCTGTTCGGCGGTAGTGACCTATGGACATATTCTGAGCCGTCTGAAAAAAGGTGAACTGAAACGGGTGCTTATTGTGGCAACCGGAGCGCTGCTCTCACCGCTGTCTTATCAGCAAGGGGAGAGTATTCCGTGCGTAGCCCATGCGGTAGCCCTGGAGAGCGGAGGTGAAGAAGTATGA
- the spoVAE gene encoding stage V sporulation protein AE, which yields MIYLWAFLIGGAICVLGQLMFDVLAMTPAHTMSTLVVLGAIADAFGIYDPLVKFAGAGASVPITSFGNSLVHGALTELERDGWVGVVTGIFDVTSAGISSAIVFSFLAALVVRPKG from the coding sequence ATGATTTATTTATGGGCTTTTCTGATCGGAGGAGCCATTTGTGTCCTTGGGCAGCTGATGTTCGATGTGCTAGCGATGACTCCCGCCCACACTATGAGTACGCTGGTCGTACTTGGTGCGATTGCCGATGCCTTCGGGATCTATGACCCGCTGGTGAAATTCGCCGGAGCCGGAGCAAGCGTTCCGATTACCAGCTTCGGTAATTCCCTGGTGCACGGCGCATTGACGGAGCTGGAGAGGGATGGCTGGGTCGGGGTGGTGACAGGGATCTTCGATGTTACAAGTGCAGGGATTTCCTCCGCGATTGTTTTCTCATTCCTGGCAGCGCTTGTTGTCCGGCCGAAGGGCTAG
- a CDS encoding AAA family ATPase: MPVRQESTQIMNAVRTNLESCILGKSFEIELLLTALLAGGHVLIEDVPGTGKTQLIRALSRSMSGEYRRIQCNPDILPSDITGVSVYHPRDEMFHFRPGPVMTNILLADEINRATTKTQSALLEVMEERNVTVDGETYPLPHPFMLCATQNPIDFEGTYTLPEAQLDRFMLRISLGYPDAATEKNLLITHQQGQPVDKLTPVTGMDTIAAIQEEIRDIYISDPVLNYLLDVVRQTRVHPLILLGASPRASLSFMMACKAYAFLQGRDYVLPDDVKTLTPFALGHRILLRPESRLDNVSVDSLLQKLLQSIHVPVTMRQ, encoded by the coding sequence ATGCCCGTACGTCAAGAATCTACGCAAATTATGAACGCTGTCCGCACTAATCTAGAATCCTGTATACTCGGTAAAAGCTTCGAAATTGAACTGCTGCTCACGGCACTCCTTGCTGGCGGACATGTCCTGATTGAGGATGTTCCGGGGACTGGCAAAACGCAGCTGATCCGGGCGCTATCCCGTTCCATGTCTGGTGAATACCGCCGGATTCAGTGCAATCCCGATATTCTTCCGAGTGATATTACGGGTGTATCTGTCTATCATCCGCGCGATGAAATGTTTCACTTCCGCCCGGGGCCGGTCATGACCAATATTCTGCTTGCCGATGAGATTAACCGGGCGACCACCAAGACCCAGTCCGCACTGCTTGAGGTCATGGAGGAGCGCAATGTGACGGTCGACGGGGAGACCTATCCTCTGCCGCATCCGTTCATGCTCTGCGCAACGCAGAATCCGATAGACTTTGAAGGCACCTATACCCTTCCTGAGGCCCAGCTGGACCGCTTCATGCTGCGGATCAGCCTGGGTTATCCCGATGCCGCGACCGAGAAGAATCTGCTGATTACTCACCAGCAGGGCCAACCGGTAGACAAGCTGACTCCGGTCACCGGGATGGATACCATTGCCGCCATCCAGGAGGAGATCCGCGATATTTATATCAGCGATCCGGTCCTGAACTATTTGCTCGATGTAGTCCGGCAGACGCGGGTACACCCGCTTATCCTTCTGGGGGCCAGCCCCCGGGCATCGCTTTCGTTCATGATGGCATGCAAAGCTTATGCTTTCCTGCAGGGCCGCGATTATGTTCTGCCTGATGATGTGAAGACCCTTACTCCGTTTGCCCTGGGACACCGCATTCTGCTGCGACCGGAATCACGCCTTGATAATGTAAGCGTGGATTCCCTGCTGCAGAAGCTGCTGCAGAGCATTCATGTGCCTGTAACGATGAGGCAATAA
- a CDS encoding DUF58 domain-containing protein, which translates to MRSILAGAAAVIQPRKFMGVLAIWVITLLYVLFQGGKTSFMLFIMVSVLILYLIIGGLGGVRRAKGTRSFYSEQDKPDLLYAGGYLRVKLEVTIPGFLPLPYVVVREILKRHNGESWVFEESLIPNMGGRGELLFQTPQLERGCYAFENTDILSEDIFGLMEHKGTFKAEGQFRVMPRVVMVPRWQLYERKARLSGPQVSLLQSRRETTQINGVRDYVYGDRLTRIHWNATAKTGDWKSKEFEHESVPRTILVLDGSSSGYYNSAQFELAVSITASLLGFGIRERIGIGLCCLDRHTKVFSPAEGNAERQKMIQYLIDINAEGRGPLITRLESAQRMFPKGAYFVLISPQSGRVVLDTLRWADSRGMTPSHIHVLHPSGKYRAGEWLNILQSHGVTGHNISTLHELPAVLGGDPVR; encoded by the coding sequence ATGAGGAGCATCTTAGCGGGAGCGGCCGCCGTTATTCAGCCAAGGAAATTCATGGGCGTGCTTGCGATTTGGGTCATCACTCTGCTCTACGTGCTGTTTCAGGGCGGCAAAACCTCGTTCATGCTGTTCATTATGGTATCGGTCCTGATCCTGTATCTAATCATTGGGGGACTGGGCGGCGTCCGGAGGGCCAAGGGTACCCGCAGCTTCTACTCCGAACAGGATAAGCCTGATCTGCTCTATGCCGGAGGTTATCTGCGGGTGAAGCTGGAGGTCACGATTCCGGGATTTCTGCCCTTACCCTACGTGGTGGTGCGGGAAATCCTGAAGCGTCATAATGGAGAGTCATGGGTGTTTGAGGAGAGCCTCATTCCTAACATGGGAGGTCGGGGGGAGCTGTTGTTCCAGACGCCGCAGCTGGAGCGGGGCTGCTATGCTTTTGAGAACACGGATATTCTCAGCGAAGACATCTTCGGCCTGATGGAGCACAAAGGCACATTTAAGGCGGAAGGACAATTCAGGGTGATGCCCCGGGTGGTCATGGTGCCGCGATGGCAGCTGTATGAACGCAAAGCACGCCTGTCAGGGCCGCAGGTCTCACTGCTTCAGTCGCGGCGCGAGACGACGCAGATCAACGGAGTCCGTGATTATGTCTACGGAGACCGGCTGACACGGATTCACTGGAATGCAACGGCGAAGACCGGGGATTGGAAGTCCAAGGAATTCGAGCATGAATCTGTGCCCAGGACGATTCTGGTGCTGGACGGCAGCTCAAGCGGTTACTACAACTCCGCTCAGTTTGAGCTGGCGGTATCCATCACGGCTTCACTGCTCGGCTTTGGCATCCGGGAGAGAATCGGCATCGGCCTGTGCTGCCTCGATAGACATACGAAGGTGTTCAGTCCGGCGGAAGGCAATGCAGAGCGGCAGAAGATGATTCAATATTTGATCGATATCAATGCGGAAGGCCGTGGTCCGCTGATTACCAGACTGGAGAGTGCCCAGCGGATGTTCCCCAAGGGGGCGTACTTCGTCCTGATCAGCCCGCAGAGCGGCAGGGTGGTACTGGATACCTTGCGCTGGGCTGACAGCAGGGGGATGACCCCGTCCCACATTCATGTTCTTCATCCTTCAGGGAAATACCGGGCCGGAGAGTGGCTGAATATTCTTCAGTCGCATGGGGTTACCGGTCATAATATCAGCACACTTCATGAGCTCCCTGCGGTACTTGGAGGTGATCCTGTACGATGA
- a CDS encoding transglutaminase-like domain-containing protein, translating into MKHWKNAVKSSWHHALTLLWLVIIALQWVSYTVPFWLEETTAVVLLTLVTVALIEIIIPVKWIYRLMLEGVAIGYLVYRILLHYGEYVPNPWLPTFRERLPDIITHMNPYIWFALGAWVLMLLSSWWVNGKVRILMFIGMNITAFAVLDSFTTSVLWQEVAWTVFAGMGWLVTRHLRSFQLYYPRGWAYLLKYPFKVALNIAIIFSLVIIAGVNMPDVRPTLTDPYTVWQEWSGNTPSSGTSSGGGESSTGEGTNGATTSGYSLNDDNLGGGFNFDYSPVMTVTSDLRTYMRGEIRSTYSGKGWSDDDTFSRGTFRTVQVGEMLEPVAAPKTETRTLTQTVQLLGGNNYPVLFGGYSIVKVNAVDGVAESNGLSWRGGDSELLWNAAGSARSYPQTYVVTSEVPVVPFQELSTQTYEQLYGNLVLDPYLQLPGNFPERVRTLAEEITAGAQTPYEKVMLLQQYLQQTFPYTNQPDVSRARSKDMVESFLFEIMEGYCDYYSTALVTMARSLDIPARWVKGYAPGEQAEIPDNLALQQGGLVNNNYTITNADAHSWAEIYFGDYGWVPVEATPGFNVPVLAQTEEGNVAEPEVQEEEQVEPEQEAANTAAGSEGFHPGVWVVTGAAVVLLLWGGFLLWQRRMSLRFLITRLRIGRQLTPVQKVVAETQRWVRYVRSKGMLKKEHETLRESVERWSLERPAAAGNLSTLLGMFERANYSPEVIEDKDWHSVYTEALRLRKSIKSGK; encoded by the coding sequence ATGAAGCATTGGAAGAACGCAGTCAAATCCTCATGGCATCACGCATTGACACTGCTATGGCTCGTGATCATCGCTTTGCAGTGGGTCTCCTACACTGTGCCTTTCTGGCTGGAGGAGACAACAGCCGTTGTATTGCTGACTCTTGTAACAGTAGCCTTAATTGAAATTATTATACCTGTTAAATGGATTTACCGCCTCATGCTTGAAGGTGTGGCGATAGGGTACCTCGTGTATCGTATTCTTCTGCATTACGGGGAATATGTTCCGAATCCCTGGCTGCCTACATTTCGAGAACGGCTGCCGGATATCATCACACATATGAATCCGTATATCTGGTTTGCGCTGGGTGCTTGGGTGCTGATGCTGCTGTCATCCTGGTGGGTGAATGGCAAGGTGCGGATTCTAATGTTCATCGGGATGAATATTACGGCGTTCGCCGTGCTGGACTCTTTTACAACATCTGTATTATGGCAGGAAGTAGCCTGGACCGTGTTTGCCGGAATGGGCTGGCTGGTCACCAGGCATCTAAGAAGCTTCCAATTGTATTATCCGCGGGGCTGGGCCTATCTGCTCAAATATCCTTTCAAAGTCGCCCTTAATATAGCGATTATCTTCTCACTTGTCATTATTGCCGGAGTGAATATGCCGGATGTACGTCCTACGTTAACCGACCCCTATACGGTCTGGCAGGAGTGGAGCGGAAATACACCTTCTTCAGGCACCTCTTCAGGCGGCGGTGAAAGCTCAACCGGTGAAGGGACAAATGGCGCAACCACCTCCGGCTACAGTCTGAATGATGATAATCTTGGCGGAGGCTTTAACTTTGATTATTCTCCCGTAATGACCGTCACCTCCGATTTGCGGACCTATATGCGCGGAGAGATCCGGAGTACGTATTCCGGAAAAGGCTGGAGTGACGATGATACATTCAGCCGGGGAACCTTCAGGACAGTCCAGGTAGGAGAAATGCTGGAGCCTGTTGCGGCCCCTAAGACAGAGACCCGGACACTGACGCAGACGGTTCAGCTGCTGGGCGGCAACAACTATCCTGTGCTCTTCGGCGGCTACTCGATTGTAAAAGTGAATGCTGTGGATGGCGTGGCGGAGAGCAACGGGCTGTCATGGCGGGGGGGAGACAGCGAGCTGCTGTGGAATGCAGCGGGCAGTGCACGCTCTTACCCCCAGACCTATGTGGTGACCTCGGAGGTACCAGTGGTACCGTTTCAGGAGCTGAGTACACAGACTTATGAACAGCTGTACGGAAATCTTGTTCTTGACCCGTATCTCCAGCTGCCGGGTAACTTCCCAGAGCGGGTCCGTACGCTCGCGGAGGAGATTACTGCCGGAGCACAGACGCCGTACGAGAAGGTCATGCTGCTGCAGCAATATCTCCAGCAAACCTTCCCCTACACGAATCAGCCGGATGTCTCACGCGCAAGAAGCAAAGATATGGTCGAGAGCTTCCTGTTTGAGATTATGGAAGGCTACTGCGATTATTATTCCACTGCACTCGTCACAATGGCGCGTTCCCTGGATATCCCGGCCCGTTGGGTCAAGGGTTATGCGCCCGGCGAACAGGCAGAAATCCCGGATAATCTGGCACTTCAGCAAGGCGGTCTGGTGAATAATAACTATACGATCACAAACGCAGATGCCCACTCCTGGGCAGAGATTTATTTCGGTGACTACGGTTGGGTTCCGGTGGAAGCTACGCCCGGCTTCAATGTTCCGGTGCTGGCCCAGACTGAGGAAGGCAACGTAGCAGAACCGGAAGTGCAGGAGGAAGAGCAAGTGGAGCCTGAACAGGAAGCAGCAAATACGGCCGCCGGCAGTGAAGGCTTCCATCCCGGTGTCTGGGTAGTAACAGGAGCGGCGGTTGTTCTTCTGCTCTGGGGCGGCTTCCTGCTCTGGCAGCGGCGCATGAGTCTGCGGTTCCTGATCACGCGTCTGCGCATCGGCCGTCAACTGACTCCGGTACAAAAAGTTGTGGCAGAAACGCAGCGCTGGGTAAGGTATGTCCGAAGTAAGGGTATGCTGAAGAAAGAGCATGAAACCTTGCGAGAATCTGTGGAACGCTGGAGCCTTGAGCGGCCGGCGGCGGCGGGAAATCTGTCCACACTCCTTGGCATGTTCGAGCGGGCGAATTACAGCCCTGAGGTTATTGAAGACAAAGACTGGCACAGCGTGTATACTGAAGCTTTGCGGCTGCGAAAAAGCATCAAATCCGGCAAGTAA
- a CDS encoding YqeG family HAD IIIA-type phosphatase — translation MFERLVPKLRVNTVFDIDLEELYRQGYRGIITDLDNTLVGAKAPLATPELLLWFTKVKEFGFRLIIVSNNNMDRVSRFATPLNIEFVHQARKPSNAPFLKAMKLMDLKPEQTVVVGDQMLTDVYGGNRLGLYTVLVLPISVKDEGVGTRINRRVEQIALTRLRKQGLWQEEDKS, via the coding sequence TTGTTTGAAAGGTTAGTTCCCAAACTCCGGGTAAATACGGTATTTGATATTGATCTGGAAGAGCTGTACCGTCAAGGCTACCGTGGGATTATTACAGATCTGGATAATACGCTGGTTGGCGCCAAGGCGCCTCTGGCTACGCCTGAGCTGCTGCTCTGGTTCACGAAGGTGAAGGAATTTGGCTTCAGGCTGATCATTGTTTCAAATAACAATATGGACCGGGTGTCGCGCTTCGCAACGCCGCTAAATATTGAATTTGTACATCAGGCCCGTAAGCCGAGCAATGCCCCGTTTCTGAAGGCGATGAAGCTGATGGATCTGAAGCCGGAGCAGACGGTAGTGGTCGGCGACCAGATGCTTACAGATGTATACGGCGGCAACCGGCTTGGCCTGTATACGGTGCTCGTGCTGCCGATCTCTGTCAAGGATGAAGGCGTGGGTACAAGAATCAACCGCAGGGTGGAGCAGATTGCTCTAACACGTCTGCGCAAGCAAGGATTGTGGCAAGAGGAGGATAAATCTTAA
- the yqeH gene encoding ribosome biogenesis GTPase YqeH, which yields MNALNDDKKRPEKCSGCGIKLQTVNKELPGYIPETAFEREPVICQRCFRIKNYNEASSVSVNQDEFLKLLGGVGEKNALVIHIVDIFDFEGSLISGLQRFVGNNPVILAVNKSDLLPKVTNWNRLRNWMQQRCKEEGLRTAEIVLVSAKRNQGFDRLLEAVTELRGQRDVYVVGATNVGKSTLINRLISDYSDLEEELTTSRYPGTTLDMVKIPLDDGHYIIDTPGIVYPWRYSELVERKDLGAVMPENPLKPAVYQLNEGQSLFFGGLGRFDFVQGERQSFTCYISSTLKIHRTKLERADSLYQDHRGELLSPPGTADMDKLPQWQRHEFRIARNSETDLFISGLGWIKVNGTAGAVVAIHVPRGVKVLTRPSLI from the coding sequence ATGAATGCATTGAACGACGACAAGAAACGGCCTGAGAAATGCAGCGGCTGCGGTATCAAGCTCCAGACTGTAAACAAGGAGCTTCCCGGATATATTCCGGAGACTGCCTTTGAACGGGAACCCGTAATTTGCCAGCGCTGTTTCCGGATTAAGAATTACAACGAAGCTTCTTCCGTATCGGTGAACCAGGACGAATTCCTGAAGCTGCTCGGCGGAGTAGGCGAGAAGAACGCACTGGTCATCCACATTGTGGATATTTTCGATTTCGAAGGCAGTCTGATCTCCGGGCTGCAGCGGTTTGTCGGCAATAACCCGGTTATTCTGGCGGTCAACAAAAGCGACTTGCTCCCTAAGGTGACCAATTGGAACAGATTGCGCAACTGGATGCAGCAGCGCTGCAAAGAAGAGGGGCTGCGCACGGCGGAGATTGTGCTCGTCAGCGCGAAGCGCAATCAGGGCTTCGACCGCCTGCTGGAGGCCGTAACCGAGCTGCGCGGACAGCGTGATGTCTATGTCGTCGGAGCGACCAATGTAGGCAAATCTACGCTGATCAACCGGCTGATCTCCGATTACAGCGACCTGGAAGAGGAGCTGACTACCTCTCGTTATCCGGGCACGACGCTGGATATGGTCAAGATTCCGCTGGATGACGGCCATTACATTATTGATACTCCGGGGATTGTCTATCCTTGGCGGTACAGTGAACTGGTTGAACGTAAGGATCTGGGCGCTGTAATGCCGGAGAATCCGCTCAAGCCTGCAGTATACCAGCTGAATGAGGGCCAATCACTGTTCTTCGGCGGACTGGGACGTTTCGACTTCGTTCAGGGCGAACGCCAATCCTTCACCTGCTATATCAGCAGTACGCTGAAGATTCACCGCACGAAGCTGGAGCGCGCCGATTCGCTGTATCAGGACCACCGCGGCGAGCTTTTGTCGCCTCCGGGAACGGCGGATATGGATAAGCTGCCGCAATGGCAGCGTCATGAATTCCGCATCGCCAGGAATAGCGAGACTGACCTGTTCATCTCCGGCCTGGGCTGGATCAAGGTGAACGGTACGGCAGGTGCAGTTGTAGCTATACATGTGCCGCGTGGCGTTAAGGTGCTTACCCGTCCTTCGCTGATCTAA